The Dehalococcoidia bacterium DNA window CTCATCGCTTTGCTGGTCACGATGTGGGTTAGCATTATCCTGACGATCCTCTTCCGTGGGTAACGGGGCGTGTTCGGACTGTTCCGGCGGGAGAAGGCCCACAGCGCCGTCCAAAAGGCACGCCAGGGCTGGTTTGGGCGGCTGGTGGGCCTTTTTCGTCGCCCCACCCTTGACCCCTCCTTCTGGGACGAGGTAGAGGAGACCCTGCTGGGTGCCGATGTGGGGGTGTCGGCCACCCAACGCCTTCTGACGGCCGTGCGCCAGCGCCTCGGCCAGGAGAAAGACCCCTCCCCCGCTACAGCCTTACGCCTCCTCCGCGAGGAGATGTTGGCCATTCTGCGCTCCCCAGGCCCACCTCCATCGCTTCCTCCCGGGGGAACGGCCCCCCGCCCCTGGGTGCTGATGGTGGTGGGCGTCAACGGCGTGGGCAAGACCACCAGCATCGCCAAACTGGCCCACTTCTTCCAACAGCAGGGGCGCACCGTGCTGCTGGGGGCAGGGGACACCTTCCGCGCGGCGGGGATTGAGCAATTAGCGGTGTGGGGAGGACGCTTGGGGTGCCCCGTGGTGGCCCACCAGCAGGGAGCCGACCCGGGGGCCGTGGCCTACGATGCCTACCAGGCCGCCAAGGCGCGCGGAATGGACATCCTGATACTGGACACCGCTGGGCGTCTGCACACCAAGACGCCCCTCATGGAGGAACTGCGCAAGGTGCGCCGTGTCCTGCAGCGCCTTGACCCGTCCGCCCCCCACCTGACCCTGCTGGTGCTGGACGCCACCACCGGCCAGAATGCCCTTCAGCAGGCGCGCGTGTTCACCGAGATGGTGGCGGTGAACGGCATCCTGCTGGCCAAACTGGACGGCACCGCCCGCGGGGGCATTGTGTTGGCCATCTGCCAGGAACTGGGCTTACCTATCCTTTTCATCGGCACCGGCGAAGGGGTGGACGACCTCACCCCCTTTGACCCCGAGGGATTTCTGGACGCCC harbors:
- the ftsY gene encoding signal recognition particle-docking protein FtsY — encoded protein: MFGLFRREKAHSAVQKARQGWFGRLVGLFRRPTLDPSFWDEVEETLLGADVGVSATQRLLTAVRQRLGQEKDPSPATALRLLREEMLAILRSPGPPPSLPPGGTAPRPWVLMVVGVNGVGKTTSIAKLAHFFQQQGRTVLLGAGDTFRAAGIEQLAVWGGRLGCPVVAHQQGADPGAVAYDAYQAAKARGMDILILDTAGRLHTKTPLMEELRKVRRVLQRLDPSAPHLTLLVLDATTGQNALQQARVFTEMVAVNGILLAKLDGTARGGIVLAICQELGLPILFIGTGEGVDDLTPFDPEGFLDALLAPLESGV